The genomic stretch AAGTGGCACTATATGCCGCGCCCTCCTACTTTGTAACATTGGTGTATCTCGATAGCAAGCGATGCGCAGTGAATGGTGCGCACCATTTACGTTGAATGGAAGATTGTAAATATTTTTGAATGTTGAATTGAAGCTAAGTATTTATGTCCTAGAATAATGCGTATCAGTTTACATCAGATACGTGACGGCGACTACTCTTGATGCGTATTTCAGCTTTATCGTGCGCTTCGCACAATCCTTGGGTGTGAACTTCAATCTTTTTTTGGACACTGGGATGGTGTTCGGTCCGACACTAACACTGTGTTTCCTGACCTGTAGGAGGTACCGGTGGTCAGCTTCAGCTTGGATGCTCCATCCGATGGTCATGTATGATAAGACCGATGACGCGAAAACGCTGCGTACAACTAGGTGTTCCATGAAAACACGTGTTCCCCATAACTAATGTCCTCGCCACATGGCCCTCACATTCCCATGCTGGATACTACCCGCACACCTTGATTTCCGACGCTACGTTTGCGAAAGCCGTTCGAACTTTCAGGTGCGGGGCCCGCGAATCATTTGTGGGCATTGGCCCGTTCCACCGTAGTGAGGACGGTGGTGGGTGCATCGAAGTCTCCACTGATGAAGGAGCGCGCACTACTAACACAGAACTTCAATAGCTCTCTGTAACCTATCGATCGTTACACGAACACCTGAGACTATGTCAGTGATATCTCAGCATCAGAGGGTTCAGACATACCGTGTTTGGTTCTAGTATGATGCTGACTTGCTTGCTGTAGCTCAAGCTGTGAACTGCAAAGCCTGCTGCCAGCAGTCCAACATCAACCGCCGCCGCCGAACTTCAACAGCTCTCCGTAATGCGTCGACTGCTATGTAGCCGCTCTGAAAGTATGTCAGTGACGTCTCAGCTTCGTAGAAACAAGACATACCGTGATCAGCTCAGGCTGTGACCTGCAAGGCCTTCTGGCGACAGTCCGCCAACGACCGCCGCCACCAAACTTCAATAGCTCTCCGTAATGCGGAACAAGGTGTGCTTATTCGGCCGCCAATGATTTGCTTGGCTAGCCGGATCGTGTAGGCATGTATAAGATACAGGTCGAAGTCGGGAAGCAGGAAGGCGTCCACATGATAGAGGGATCACCCTCCGACGGCGAGCTTCAATAACTCTCCGTAACGTGTGATGCGCGGCGTTGCCTAGGATACTGCAGTTTCGACACCGACGCGCAACCGGTATGCTTGGGTGAAGCCAAGGTGAGCGACGTAAGCTTCAGAATAAAGATGACCGTGTATTACGACTGTACAGTGTGCAAAACCATGTATCTTTGAATTTTCTCATCGCTGGAGACACGGCTCGGGCATCTTCGTGGTGATGTCGTACTTTGAGGGAGGCTGTCATGCAAAGCTTGCTCCGGGGGCATGGGTGACAATCGTTCTGAGGGCAGCGTCAGCATCGATTGATAACCACGGAGCTTGCTAGTCTTACTCGTACCACCGAAAAGCGCATACGCATTCTTCACACCCCACTCGCAACACGAAGCGCGTTGATAAGAGGCAGTATCTGTGTCATTCGTTTGGTCGTGATATACCTTGCACAGCCTCGAGGCAAgaggtgatgatgaagatgaaCTTGGACGTTGAAGGGAAGGACGGAGCTGTGACGTAGCTACCAAAAGATTTTGGGGATAGTCTAGGTACAGGTTTGCGAATCGTTGTTTATTCACAGAAGTGGGGCATTAAGTCAACTGGGAAGTCGCTGTCATAGCATGACACCGTCACCTAGAAAACGTGCAATCGTAAGAAAGAAAGAAGCTCTGTTGTTACTAAAGGTATATACGCCGTGAATTGTAATACATTTCCGACGCCCACTGGATCCCAGTCCATAGTTTATCGAGAATGACAAACAGCGGCGCTAAGTCCGTTGTAGCCGACAGAGGCAGTAATACACGTATCGAAAAGATCAGTGATAAAAGATGCCCCTATCCTATCGAAATCCAGATGGTGAGCCTGAACCGAAAAGATTCAGGACAGCCAAGCCGTGTGGCTGAGTTCTCGCGCAAATAGACCAGACAACGCGAAACCGTTCCACCGTCCATAGTGAAGATCAGCACTTCCGCAGCACGAAATCAACGCAACAGACAAACAAGTGGGACTATTAAAAAAAAAGAGTGTGAAGTGAATAGAGGGAACACATCGCAAACGCCGGTAAGTAAACAAAGTTGAGAGAACATGGCCCGAATTGAGCCGAGAAGTTAAAGGTGAAGGTTGCGTAGTCGTACATGTACGAGTTCGTGTCGTCGTGAGTCATGGCGAGATTAGAGGGGTCGAGAATTTCGTTAAAGTCGTCATCTGGCATAGGGCTTGTTCATCAACGCGATCTCGCGCGCGACGGTAGCCCATTCCAGTTCGCGGCGAAGAGGCTCGTTGCGTCTCTGACGCTGATACTCTTCCCATTTGAGTAGTTCATACGTGAATCGAAGATGGGGTTGGATTATTACATTAAGACGCCGGGCCCGCACGAAGCAGCTGACACCATGTTAGGATTGATCGGATATGATGATGCGGACAACTTACTAGGCACGAGGAAAGGATAGGCCCATTTCCTTCATAACTTCGGCGATGCAAATAGTTGCCGAACGTGACACACCAACACGGCAGTGCACGAGTGTAGCTCCACCTTCGGTCTTTCCTGCTTCTGCATCATGTTAGCGGTGGTAATCTCTGTCAAAGCTGCGGTACGTACCGATGAACTTGAGGCAGCGCTCAAATTCGCCCCAGAGAGGATCAACGCCATTGTCTTGGACGCGGTCGATCATCAAGAAGTTCTCGATAGGCCAATTGAGTTGCTTCTGGAGATCCTCCGGCCAAGACAGCGATTCTCCAACGCTCAAAATGCGGGTGATGCCAAGGGCGCGGAGCAGCTCCGGGTTATTGGCATGACCAAGATTGCCGAGGTACATGTATGGCAAGATCCGGCTGGGCAGACTACCATCGAGCTTGGTAAGCCAACGTGGTTGCGGAATGTCCAGAATACTCTGGTTGTAGCGAGGTGAGTTTTGGAGAATGCGAGGTTGTATCGCTTTCAATAGCGCAACGTCAGAAGGGTATGCAAAGAAGTTTCGGCCTTTGTCGCAATGCATCTGAATCCAAGCATCGTGAACGGGCAGACCTTCGGCATACATAAAGTACGCGAGTGCAAGAAGCGTCGTCTCGGTGTAGCCATCCGTGCAATGTATCAAAAACTTGCGTGGTGTGGTAACATCGTCCATCTCGATAGCttcatcttcctcttccCTTCTTCGCTTGGTTCGTCTGACCTCTTGTGGGTTCGCTAGTTCGTACATCCATTTGCACATATCCATGAGACCGTCGACTTCACTATGCGACCAAGTAGGCGGCATGATGCTTCCGGACGACGGGAACTCCATGTGCAGGGTAGACTTGCGGTGGACTCGCTCCAGACCCATTCGGAGCGCTCGTAGCGAACGTGCTTCGGGCACGTGGGCAAGATCAGTCGCTTCGATGAGCATGTCGTACGCCTCCTCGCCCACACAATCTGGGTGCAATGCTTGGTCGGGCGTGGGACCCAAGAAAACATTCCTGCTGATCTCCGAGGCTTTGGACATTGCGCTCATCTCATATCGTTCCCAGTAAACTATCCATCGAGTTAGTGGCTGGAAATGTGCACTCTGGTCTGGAAACTTACAGAAGTCCACAACTTGTCCCGTCATGTCCCCAGTAGGGCTGATGGCAACCAATTTTGGGTACTTTTCTTGAACAACACTAAAGGCATCTTGAGAAGTCAGTAAATGTGGTATACGCGCAAGCGGCCAACTTACCGCAAAGCATGAAGGTATTGAATAAGCAGCGTGGAAACCCGTTCCTTGCTTCGTACTGCCTCTGAGCCTTTGAAATCTTCTGAGCCAGTGCAATCGTATCTTCCTGTTTCGTCTTGTGGTCACCATACACGATGATATCCGAGACCATGCCCAGTTTACAGGCCTGGATCTGGAAGTTGCGCACAGAGAAGCCATCTCGAGGGTCGCACTCGAGGAATTTGGGTGTATCAGAAGACGTAGAATCAAGCAATTCATCTGGCGAGATGGCACCCTTCAGCTTGGAGGCAGACAAGTTCCCGCCAGTCTTCACAACAGTGATACTGCGAATGCACCTGGGGACTTTTCGGGCGCTTCTGCGACGACCTGAAAAGAAAGCGAGCTGGATCGAATTCTCAGCGTGAAGTCCATGCATCCATGGGAACACCTGCTCAGGGTTTGGGAGAGGCTGGGTGGCAAGGTGCTCTAGTGCCTGTGCCATGCAATCGGCAGTGATGGTGTAGACGGGCGGATCATCTGAGAATTTGGAGCAGTAGGAATCAGGCGGGTATGTAATGGATGATGTCTCGATAAGACTGTCCTGTCGCGGAGGTGTTGATGGGGGAGTCGCAGGCAAGCCACCAGGCGAGCATTCCGGGATGTGCTTGTTGGGGATAGGAGCAGGCACACCATGAGACGTAGTGTTCAGGGACAGGTGCGGTGGAGGCGTCGAAGAACGACGTGGCATAGAAGGATACCTGGCGACAGCAGCAGCCATATTGGCGGTTCCAAGGTTGGGCGGAAAAGAAGCGATGAAGGGCACGCAACGTGTTCAGTGAGTGCTCCTGGAAGGCAAGGCTTCACTGGGGCAAAACGTCGGCAGTAACAATAGGCAGGGTAATGTTGACGGTCGCTTCCCGATTGCAGAGGATCCGGGAGGAGGGGTCAAAGAAGGACCAATGGATGCGGGGGAAGGTGCGTGTCACGGCAGGGTGGAGTGACAGCAGGTAAGAGTCTGTCGCGCAATCTGATTAGTACATGTAATTGGAGTGGCAGCGAGGGTCGACTTGGGAGCTACGGGACCTACAGTGTTGAAAGATGGTATAACAGGGCGCACTTCGGTTGTTGAGTTGATCAACAGCCGGGGTCAAGAAGGTTGGCAAGAGCCGTGGGGAGCAGCGGCCCTGTGTGGAAGTGACAGTCTACAGCGCTGCGGTGGACATGGCGGGAAGAGGGGCTCAAGGCTCAgggtgatggtgatgggGAAAGAAACAAAGTTGGAGGGGAGAGGGGTGTTGATGTTGGTGGTAGCACAAAATGATATGGGCCTCTTCTAGTGGTTCCCCGCTATCTTACTTTCCCACCACCCTTGAACAAGGCGCCGTTTGATTTCACCCAGTCCCGgttggaggcttcaagccacCATGCAACGCTTGCTCAAATTGAGTTTTGCGGTTGGTTGCAGTTGCAGCTACTTCAGGGTGAGAGGGGCATGGCACACAGCAACCACGGCGGTGCCTGTCCCAGTACAGTACAGTACAGCCGCTGGGATTTCGGGGGCATGACGGCGCAGCTGTAGTAGTGGCGATAAGGAATGCAGCGGAACAGGCATAAGAAGGGCCAGCGACCAGGCGAGCTGGTCTGCCCAGGACTTCTAGGAGGGCCCACCCGAGGCGACAAGCCATGCCCGGCTGCGTGGAATCGGGCTGACAGCTAGCCCGCCAATTCGCATGCGGATCCAGCAATCCTGCCCCGCTCCCATGCAGCTTACCTTTTTGCCACTCGCATACTGTAGTTGCATTTGCCTGCATGTGTCTGCGAAACTGAAAGTCCAAGTGTGACTGGTCTTCCATGGACGATTGACCCCGCCTCCTCTGATACTGGAGCCCAATTGCTGTCAAATGCACAATTGCATCTTGCCCACTAAACACCTCGCCTTGCCAACCACCGACTTGACATGGACCCATGGCTTGGACTGGGGCTCCCTCGTCAACTGGTCCAACCCCGCATCTCAGCGAGTCCACCCTCCTGCAGCCCCGTAGCGCCCCTATTTACTACCACCTAAACGGGATACAGGACCGGCTGTCTTTGTTAGTTGGAACTTTCCGACCTGCGACTGCCACCCCTCCCCATATTCTGGAGACGTAAGCCTATGCATGCTGACGTGCAACGAGATGAATGAAACCTCTCTTGTTAGAGACTGACCGACTTGAACTCTCATGGCCATAGCAGTTGAATTGCAGACCAAGTCGTCAAGTATGGGTTGGAAAGTCACACCATGGCTCGGCTTTCTTGACTTTGGCATTTGTATGGCTAGCAGTAAGTGCTCTGACAATGTTTCTGCCTCCATGGCGAGAAATGCCCAATCATCATACTCCGCTCATAACTCCGTAACTCATTGTCGTTACACATGGTCCAGGTGAATTGGCAACCGACCCGCTCCTTATGCCCCGCCCAGGCCCCCATCATACATCCATCTCGGCCTTCGCATTCAGCAGCTCGTCCACGACCGACCGCTGACTAGCCATCTTATCCAAGTCCTTGTCATCCGAAGCATCCTGCTCCCTCAACAGAACCGCGAGCACTTCGATCGGTGGGTCGAGATTGAGCCGTTGCGCGCGCTTCCAACGCTTCAATCGAGCGATTCCTGTGCATGGCTAGACATTGCAGATCATGTTAGCCGACATGTCGTAGAATTAAACACTGTCTAGCCATTAACTGCTACGTGGTCAAACTTACGCCATAGTGGGCGCTCATGTCGAACTCCCGAAGCACCTTGTCGTGAAGCTTCACATCTTCCTGGTGCACTCTGGGCGCTAGCCTCTGCTTCTCTTTCGCGGCCCAGTATTTTTTGATGGCTGCATCGGATATGCGCCGCGCTCCATCTTCCTCCCGTGTGCTCTCTGCTTGCTGCGCCTTGACCTCCTGCTCTGTTTGCTCGATTATGGCAGCTTCGATGGTTGTAGGCTCGGTATTTGATATTTCAACAGTTTCTGGCTCCAAATCCTTCGTCTTTGCTTCGAGTATGTTTTGCTTTGCGCCCGGTGCTTTGATGCCCGACTTGGTGACCTTGTTCGACGAGCCGTGGAACGCAAGCGTCGACTGCTGCGGCTTGACTACGGGACCGCTAACTTTGCGTTTGGGAGGCATATTTGCGTGGATGCGATCGAGATTGTGGCTGATTACTGGGTAACTTATCCAAGGTTGTTGTACTTGGATGCGACAATAGGGAGGCCGGAGCTGGGTGCGGTGACCTCATGGCTTAGCGTGGTACCTGCCTTCCGAAAATGGTTGCTAGGTAATACGCGAGATCAAGATCGCGCAAACTCGCAAACATGTGATCTGCCATAGCAATCTCCACCCCCACACTCGTCCCGAATTAGCGGCCAGCCTCCGTGCCGTGCGCCAAAAAATCATCCGAATTTGTGTTTGAGTGAGTAACTACAGTCTCTGCTTTCCGTGTCTTGCATTGCCGAAATGTCTCTCCGCCGTGTATGCTTCTTGGCAGTATGCACCAGGAAGCCTTGAAGGTTACATGCTTGACATAACAGGCGGGGCTACAGGGTTATAATTGACTCGTCTTGTTTGCAGCAAGACCATATACGCACAATTGAGTTTTGTTACTAATTTAGATGTACCCAGACTGATAGTACGAACATATCCCATCTTTCACCCCAACCATGACATCTACAACACCTCCAGATGTCGCCCGCCATGTCGAATCCCTCATCCCCAAGTTCCGCCTAACCCGCCTCCTAAACTCCGACCAAGCCGGCCGCCGCATCTCCCTCTTCGGCACCATTGACGACAAACCCGCCCTCCTCCTCGCCGAGCGCGCCGCCTTCGACACCACCCCAGACAACCTCTCCCACTTCCCGACCTCGCTCCGCAACATCAAAAACCTTGGCGCAAACGACATCTACGCCTGGTTCCTGGCAAACTCGAACCCACAGCAAGAGCACCCGCCCCCAGACTTCAAGCTCAACCTCATCTACCCCTGCACGGAGAAGCATGTCAAAAAGTACGAGTCGCAGCGTCTCCGCCTTGTGACCGAGACACCAGAGATTTATGCGAATCACGTGCGGCCGTATATGCGGGCGCAGCGCGAAAAGGGCGCGTTGAACTGGGTGTACAACATCATCGAAGGTCGTACAGAGCAGGAGGATGTCATGTACCGTGAGTCTGGTGACGAGGGCTTCTTGCTGCTTCCCGACCTCAATTGGGACCGCAAGACCATGGGGAGTCTGCACTTGCTAGGTATAGTGGAACGAAGAGACATTTGGAGTCTGAGGGATTTAGAAAAGGGAATGGCGGGGTGGGTGAGGCACATGCGGGAGAAGATGGTCGAGGCGACGGTAGGCTTGTATCCTGAGATTGAGAGGGATGAGTTGAAGCTTTATGTGCATTGTAAGTTTGAGTGTCATGACGAGTGGGGTTCACACGCTAATTGTGATCATAGATCAACCGACTTACTACCACTTTCATATTCACATCGTTCATGTGTCGCTAGAGGCGGGGAGCACGCAGGCTACCGGTAAAGCACTTGGTCTGGAGAACATCATTTCCCAGCTCGAAACTATGGCACCTTCCTCGTCTTCTGCGTCTGCGGGTATGCAAGATGTGAGCTTGACTTATCATCTTGGCGAGAGGAGTGATCTATGGGAGAAGGTTTATTTGCCCTTGAAAGAGGGACGAAGAGTTAACGTAGACGATTTCTGATGTGGCATCAAATAGAGATAAATTAGTCCGGTATTTCAACCGGAAACACGAAGAAATAAACAAAGTATAGTACACTTGGACTGTGACCTATGATCATTAGCTACCGTTCCACAAGCCTCCCTTTCCCCTTTTTCGCAGTCTCATCCTTCTCCCCATCCTCACCTTCATCAGCCACATTACTTCCCCCTTCCTCCTCGCCGCTCACCCCATCCCCCTCACAATCCCTACTATAACAACTTCCACTCTCCTCACTCACCAACCCCTCGCTCTCCACTCTCTCCCTTAACGCATTAAGCCTCTCCTCCTTCTCGCTCTCCAAACTAGCCCTTGCCTGCCCCAACGCCGCTCTTGCATAATCATTAGATCCCACACTCGTCCCCACACAACTCTTAGACCTCTCTAACCCCCTTTCCCCACCATCCATACCCCCCTGTGCACTCAGCAAACTCCCTGTCGTCAAACTACCCACCCTCCGATGATTCCGTCCCTTCCACACCGCAAAGCTACCCCAAAGCGTCCCATCGGAGCTCGGAATCTTCCTCCACGGCTTCTCTCTCAGCGAGAAGATTACACAGTCTACGAATCCCATGCTGGTGATACAGATGGTGCTGCCGAGGCGTAGGAAATAGATTGGATGCTGTACGTAGTGGTCTTGATAGTTGGTGCAGTGCTGCACAAAAGGCAGTAGCCACATTAGTGTGTAGACGAGGGGATAAATGAACATGAGGCGGAGTTGGCGGTGGATGCGAGAGCGTTGACGCGCCATTTGGCGAGCGCCGGGAGATCTGGGGGACGTGTTTTGCGAATTGGGTGGCTGAGAGATGATGGGAGTGGGTTCTGTGTCAACAGAGTCAGGATCTTGAGTTGTGGTCTTGGTAATGGTAAGGAGGATATTATCTATTGCCCTTGATGGGGAGCAAATCTGTATGTCGTCGGTGGAGATGGCAGTTCTGATGGTGTTGCCGGAGGGAATGGCGAAGAGTGGTGGTCTGATAGTGTCGTTGCGTTCCAGAGGGAGGTGCAATGTGCTTGCTGGCAGAGACTGTGTCTTGGTAGAGGGCGTGGCCGAAGAAGCGCGGTTCAGTGTTGTCGCTGCTCCAGGTCCAGCACAGAGGAACGAGACCGAAGACCCACGACGCTGTGAAATCTCGTTATCATGACCCGTAGACGGCGCCCAATCTCTTGAACCCAATATGTCCGGGTTTTCTGGCCTTGTCGCTCCTCTATAGTCTTCTTCTTTCCCACTTAATGAAAACCGTGTCTCTCTCGTACCTGTCCCTATATCAGTGGTCGAGTTTCCAGTACTTTGACTCATTGTATCATATCTCCTAAACTCATAGCCAACATATGCATAAATCGCAATGGCCAAGCCAAGAATTATGAGCGCGATCATGTATCTCGGAATCCAGGTTAACGCCAGTCTATACCAAAACGGGCGGATAGGTAGAGTACAAAATGCCCCTAGCGAGATATAGCCCCAGTCCGGGTTCACAAAGGCCAGACTGGCCATAAGTCCAGGAACAAGGAATGCAAGGGCGTAGACAAACCGCCGGTACGGGTATAACCCGTCTGACGTCATTTGGCTCGAGGGATTGAAGACTTGCAGGGCGCTATGGACTGCAATGACGAGGACGGCGAAATCTACAATAGTCAGGAAATGAAGGGAACCAGAATCAGCCATCTTACCACTGGTCTCGGTTCCATATTGTATGAGAAACCCGCTCGACTGGCAAAAGGCGGATTCTGTTCGCACGGTACCATGAACCAGCATTACCACCGCAGCGATGAAGAACCAGGAGGCGCGCATCAAGTCGCCATACACAAGTAGCATGATAAGGCTGGGAGAAGCAGTCAGCCCAGGAACTTGTTTAGTAACCACACTGACCGATGCCGAAAGCGCTTCTCCATGCGGCAGAACCAGTACAAAGCTGTCAACGACGCTGTTATGCTCACGGAAGAGCACACGAGAGCCGCTATCCGGACTCTGAGCGTGCGCTGCACGTCCCTAGTGTCGAGAGACGTATATTCCGAATGGTTGATGGAGTTCATGAGGAAGCACGACACCAAAGGGAGGAAAGCCAGACAGCGAAGAAGCGAGATTGCAACATTGGCCATGATGAATGGGGATGTTTCGAAATGAAGAAAAGCCACGGGGTTTGACTCGATGCGTCCCGGTCTATTAATGCGGGGAAAGCACAAGCGTAAAAAAGAAAAGAGATGGTGGCTAATGTAGTTCTTGCGAGGATACTCGCATTGGTATCCAGAACAACAAAGAGGCTGCAAGCAGGTAAGACACCAATGGCTGATTCAATGGTTGACATAGCTCACTGAGACATGAAGCCAGCACGTTTCTGAGCTGCAATCTCAGCTCCGGTTTCTCCTGATTTTCAAAGCAAAATCCCAAGTCTTTTGATTCCACGTCACTTGATCAACCAGGGTACCCTCAGACGTCACATAAGTGGCTCCCCCGGGTTGTACGTGCTGGCAAACTCGCGATTTTCCTTTTCTTCTCGGTTCTCCTAAAACGGTTCGACGAGTGCGATGAGGCTGAAGCGTATCTCGCCTTCACCTGCCTCTTGCTCGCGCTTGAGGAAGCTACGTACACTAAGGTCGAGAGCCTTTTCGCTGAGGACATCGTCTGCGGGATCCAACGCACCGCGGTCAAGGGGGCCCTTGCGACGGCCGTCCAACTCCCACAGATGGTTATTTTCCGACTTTATGAAGCAGACATAATGTAGATCGACGTCGGAATCGGCTGCGGGCGCAGCAGTGTCACCACCTGAGGCAGCATCCCGGTGTGCGCTCTCGAGTGCTTGAGACTCGTATAGAAGGTCGGCGCGCTCCATGGGTTTGAGCGGTATCGCGTCGTCGACTAGCTTGGCGAGATTCGAGTCGGGCCCTGAGTGAGCTGTTAGCATACTGAGTCTTGTCTAAGCAGGGCGTGGCTACTTGCGGATGTAGGCGCGTGCTGTGCCGTTGGAGACACTGTGGAGAAGACCGATCAGACCGCAGGCGTTTCCAATTGTCTGCTTGTACCAAACAACCTCCTCATCCGGGCCGTGTCCCTCATACTCGGCCTTGTCTTTGTCTTCTTGCACGCGGAACTGCTCATATGTTTTGCTGACAGGAAACACGAGGAGCAGAGCATGTGCAGGGCGCGGGACAAAGGCGAGCAGTTCGGGATCGTCAATACTGAAGACGTCCTGGAATGCAAGCTTGTCGGATAGACCGAGCTTGTGAACCAGTCCGGTCATAACATCTGGGTTGTTTTCTGCCGCGTCTTAGTTGCCATGTTCGCAGCTGAAGCAGACGTGTCTTACCTAGAGGAATGAATCTTTTCCTGCCCTTGGGCACATCCGGTGACGCATCCGAAGCCATGTTGCTCTTGTGTTAGGAGC from Pyrenophora tritici-repentis strain M4 chromosome 1, whole genome shotgun sequence encodes the following:
- a CDS encoding ubiquitin carboxyl-terminal hydrolase isozyme L3, which gives rise to MASDASPDVPKGRKRFIPLENNPDVMTGLVHKLGLSDKLAFQDVFSIDDPELLAFVPRPAHALLLVFPVSKTYEQFRVQEDKDKAEYEGHGPDEEVVWYKQTIGNACGPDSNLAKLVDDAIPLKPMERADLLYESQALESAHRDAASGGDTAAPAADSDVDLHYVCFIKSENNHLWELDGRRKGPLDRGALDPADDVLSEKALDLSVRSFLKREQEAGEGEIRFSLIALVEPF
- a CDS encoding plasma membrane G-protein coupled receptor; the protein is MANVAISLLRCLAFLPLVSCFLMNSINHSEYTSLDTRDVQRTLRVRIAALVCSSVSITASLTALYWFCRMEKRFRHRLIMLLVYGDLMRASWFFIAAVVMLVHGTVRTESAFCQSSGFLIQYGTETSGKMADSGSLHFLTIVDFAVLVIAVHSALQVFNPSSQMTSDGLYPYRRFVYALAFLVPGLMASLAFVNPDWGYISLGAFCTLPIRPFWYRLALTWIPRYMIALIILGLAIAIYAYVGYEFRRYDTMSQSTGNSTTDIGTGTRETRFSLSGKEEDYRGATRPENPDILGSRDWAPSTGHDNEISQRRGSSVSFLCAGPGAATTLNRASSATPSTKTQSLPASTLHLPLERNDTIRPPLFAIPSGNTIRTAISTDDIQICSPSRAIDNILLTITKTTTQDPDSVDTEPTPIISQPPNSQNTSPRSPGARQMARQRSRIHRQLRLMFIYPLVYTLMWLLPFVQHCTNYQDHYVQHPIYFLRLGSTICITSMGFVDCVIFSLREKPWRKIPSSDGTLWVC
- a CDS encoding CDC14, protein-tyrosine phosphatase, whose amino-acid sequence is MAAAVARYPSMPRRSSTPPPHLSLNTTSHGVPAPIPNKHIPECSPGGLPATPPSTPPRQDSLIETSSITYPPDSYCSKFSDDPPVYTITADCMAQALEHLATQPLPNPEQVFPWMHGLHAENSIQLAFFSGRRRSARKVPRCIRSITVVKTGGNLSASKLKGAISPDELLDSTSSDTPKFLECDPRDGFSVRNFQIQACKLGMVSDIIVYGDHKTKQEDTIALAQKISKAQRQYEARNGFPRCLFNTFMLCDAFSVVQEKYPKLVAISPTGDMTGQVVDFFYWERYEMSAMSKASEISRNVFLGPTPDQALHPDCVGEEAYDMLIEATDLAHVPEARSLRALRMGLERVHRKSTLHMEFPSSGSIMPPTWSHSEVDGLMDMCKWMYELANPQEVRRTKRRREEEDEAIEMDDVTTPRKFLIHCTDGYTETTLLALAYFMYAEGLPVHDAWIQMHCDKGRNFFAYPSDVALLKAIQPRILQNSPRYNQSILDIPQPRWLTKLDGSLPSRILPYMYLGNLGHANNPELLRALGITRILSVGESLSWPEDLQKQLNWPIENFLMIDRVQDNGVDPLWGEFERCLKFIEAGKTEGGATLVHCRVGVSRSATICIAEVMKEMGLSFPRAYCFVRARRLNVIIQPHLRFTYELLKWEEYQRQRRNEPLRRELEWATVAREIALMNKPYAR
- a CDS encoding DNA polymerase delta subunit 4; translated protein: MPPKRKVSGPVVKPQQSTLAFHGSSNKVTKSGIKAPGAKQNILEAKTKDLEPETVEISNTEPTTIEAAIIEQTEQEVKAQQAESTREEDGARRISDAAIKKYWAAKEKQRLAPRVHQEDVKLHDKVLREFDMSAHYGPCTGIARLKRWKRAQRLNLDPPIEVLAVLLREQDASDDKDLDKMASQRSVVDELLNAKAEMDV
- a CDS encoding scavenger mRNA decapping enzyme, with product MTSTTPPDVARHVESLIPKFRLTRLLNSDQAGRRISLFGTIDDKPALLLAERAAFDTTPDNLSHFPTSLRNIKNLGANDIYAWFLANSNPQQEHPPPDFKLNLIYPCTEKHVKKYESQRLRLVTETPEIYANHVRPYMRAQREKGALNWVYNIIEGRTEQEDVMYRESGDEGFLLLPDLNWDRKTMGSLHLLGIVERRDIWSLRDLEKGMAGWVRHMREKMVEATVGLYPEIERDELKLYVHYQPTYYHFHIHIVHVSLEAGSTQATGKALGLENIISQLETMAPSSSSASAGMQDVSLTYHLGERSDLWEKVYLPLKEGRRVNVDDF